Proteins from a single region of Cytophagaceae bacterium:
- a CDS encoding DUF1330 domain-containing protein, translating to MNPSNTSEKQKSAEIYITQLIYVIPGQEKVFNQFEDIAIPQISKYNGKLLLRTRVEQKAVIEQNMETPYEIHLVVFASQQDFENYMKDEERKKFLHLKNQSIKAAVLIQGIKL from the coding sequence ATGAACCCATCAAATACTTCCGAAAAACAAAAATCGGCTGAGATTTACATCACCCAGTTAATATATGTAATTCCCGGCCAGGAAAAAGTTTTTAATCAGTTTGAGGATATTGCCATCCCTCAAATATCCAAATACAATGGCAAACTGCTGTTACGGACACGTGTTGAGCAAAAGGCTGTCATCGAGCAAAATATGGAAACGCCTTATGAGATTCATCTGGTGGTGTTTGCTTCGCAGCAAGATTTTGAAAACTACATGAAAGATGAAGAAAGAAAGAAATTTCTGCATCTCAAAAACCAATCGATCAAAGCAGCAGTTTTGATTCAGGGAATTAAACTTTGA
- a CDS encoding DUF4249 domain-containing protein — protein MKSKYFSFVNIIKVRFLKVLFPVFLGSLLFSCETIIDEIDPSKFPGLEQKLVMASFICPQDTVLRVFLSKSLPIYSEIPKYEPVKVLGSSGDSMLYYRNIIYVKNALVEISDGVTKGTFTMNPTNYEYELRGYKIVPGKTYTLKATVENFKVEATATVPKEVPEIENLKITQFTNYNQGFRADTVNGFKMTFDWKDLPNQENYYKLFAEYSNYQKYPKEFAAVTNHIGIIKNYSSFFWNKSELNDEEDLISDNLVDGKTIYSPTGQGYEGFSTYCNNNGCFKSEILKNMPQLFDIQLWNISKEMYLYMKSVRQSSGASDNPFSEPVPVFTNVKNGLGCFAAYNKRVIVMENKF, from the coding sequence ATGAAATCAAAATATTTTTCTTTCGTAAATATTATAAAGGTACGTTTCCTGAAAGTACTCTTTCCTGTCTTTTTGGGCAGTTTGCTTTTTTCTTGTGAAACTATCATTGACGAGATCGACCCTTCGAAGTTTCCAGGTCTGGAACAAAAACTCGTGATGGCTTCATTTATTTGTCCGCAGGATACCGTTCTGAGAGTTTTTTTAAGCAAATCTTTGCCTATTTATTCAGAGATTCCGAAATATGAGCCCGTGAAAGTGCTAGGTTCTTCCGGTGATTCCATGTTGTACTACAGAAATATTATTTATGTAAAAAATGCTTTGGTAGAGATCAGTGATGGGGTAACGAAAGGGACTTTTACGATGAATCCCACAAACTATGAGTATGAATTGAGAGGTTACAAGATTGTACCGGGAAAAACATATACCCTGAAAGCAACTGTTGAAAACTTTAAAGTAGAAGCGACTGCAACTGTGCCAAAGGAAGTACCCGAGATAGAAAATCTAAAGATTACGCAATTTACAAATTACAATCAAGGCTTTCGTGCCGATACAGTAAATGGATTTAAAATGACTTTCGATTGGAAAGACCTTCCTAATCAGGAAAATTATTACAAGCTTTTTGCCGAATACAGTAATTATCAGAAATATCCTAAAGAGTTTGCTGCCGTTACTAATCATATAGGAATAATAAAAAACTACAGTTCTTTTTTCTGGAATAAAAGTGAGTTAAACGATGAAGAAGACCTTATAAGCGACAACCTGGTGGATGGGAAAACGATATATAGCCCTACAGGTCAGGGATATGAAGGATTTAGTACTTATTGTAACAATAATGGGTGCTTTAAATCTGAAATTTTAAAAAACATGCCTCAGCTATTTGATATTCAGCTATGGAATATCAGCAAAGAAATGTATTTGTATATGAAGTCGGTACGGCAGTCTTCGGGAGCGTCGGACAATCCTTTTTCTGAGCCTGTGCCGGTGTTTACCAATGTCAAAAATGGTTTGGGGTGCTTTGCTGCTTACAATAAAAGGGTGATTGTGATGGAAAATAAGTTTTGA
- a CDS encoding aminopeptidase P family protein has protein sequence MKLFSTETYINRRSALKNAVGSGQILILGNNESPMNYTDNTYRFRQDSNFLYFFGISLPGLAAWIDIDKNEEIIFGHEYTIDDIIWIGRQEPLHVLANKVGVNTVFEPEKLATKISPAVMYLPPYRHDNKILLSNLLNISLGQLAPSESLTKAVISLRMHKAPEEIAEMEKAVNITREMHLAAMRATKGGKYEYEAVAKIMETMHRHHAELSYPVIFSVNGQTLHNHYHGNLMEKGQLALNDSGCETDMCYAGDITRTFPVNGKFSEAQKEIYTAVLDMLESSTALLKPGLMYRDVHINANRILLGHLKNIGLVHGDVEEMLAAGVGGLFMPHGLGHNIGLDVHDMEDLGENLVGYREGLARSTQLGLRSLRMARELETGNVITVEPGCYFIPELIEKYKAEGIFKEYVNYAQLEAYYDFGGVRIEDNVLITDTGHRVLGERIAKTIAEVEAVMAGGF, from the coding sequence ATGAAACTCTTCTCAACCGAAACTTATATCAACAGACGTTCCGCCCTGAAAAACGCCGTGGGCTCAGGCCAGATATTGATTCTGGGCAACAACGAGTCGCCCATGAATTATACCGACAATACCTACCGCTTCCGGCAGGACAGCAACTTCCTGTATTTCTTCGGTATCAGCCTTCCCGGTCTGGCGGCTTGGATTGATATTGACAAAAACGAGGAGATCATCTTTGGGCACGAATACACCATCGACGACATCATCTGGATAGGCCGGCAGGAGCCGCTGCATGTTTTGGCCAATAAGGTAGGCGTCAACACGGTGTTTGAGCCGGAAAAACTCGCAACTAAAATCAGTCCGGCGGTGATGTACCTCCCACCCTACCGTCATGACAATAAGATATTGCTCAGCAATTTATTGAATATAAGTTTGGGCCAGCTGGCTCCTTCGGAATCGCTGACCAAGGCCGTCATCAGCCTCAGGATGCACAAAGCCCCTGAGGAGATCGCCGAAATGGAAAAGGCCGTCAACATCACCCGCGAGATGCATCTGGCCGCCATGCGTGCCACCAAAGGCGGGAAATATGAATACGAGGCCGTGGCCAAAATCATGGAGACCATGCACCGCCACCATGCCGAGCTCAGCTATCCTGTGATATTCTCAGTCAACGGACAGACCCTCCACAACCATTACCACGGCAACCTCATGGAGAAAGGGCAACTGGCCCTCAACGACTCAGGTTGCGAGACCGACATGTGCTATGCCGGCGACATCACCCGCACGTTTCCTGTGAACGGGAAGTTTAGCGAGGCCCAAAAAGAAATATATACTGCCGTGCTCGATATGCTCGAAAGCAGCACTGCCCTGCTCAAACCCGGCCTGATGTACCGCGACGTGCATATCAATGCCAACCGCATCCTGCTGGGGCATCTGAAAAACATTGGTCTGGTCCATGGCGACGTTGAAGAAATGCTGGCTGCCGGTGTGGGCGGGCTATTTATGCCGCATGGCCTGGGGCACAACATCGGTCTGGATGTACACGACATGGAAGACCTCGGCGAAAACCTCGTGGGCTACCGCGAAGGCCTCGCCCGCAGCACCCAGTTGGGCTTACGATCGCTCAGGATGGCCCGTGAGCTCGAAACCGGCAATGTGATCACCGTGGAGCCGGGCTGCTATTTCATACCCGAGTTGATAGAAAAATACAAAGCCGAGGGCATATTTAAGGAATATGTAAACTATGCCCAGCTGGAAGCCTACTATGACTTTGGAGGCGTGCGTATCGAAGACAATGTGCTCATCACCGACACCGGCCACCGGGTATTGGGTGAGCGTATCGCCAAGACTATCGCAGAAGTCGAAGCCGTAATGGCCGGGGGATTTTAA
- a CDS encoding DUF1349 domain-containing protein, whose translation MKNHIWILIGFFFTFISCKKREDKSFGEPCSIVLNNVAFTRSLNGAMNVSRAEKSRLIMNAIEKTDYFNEPDGSNNYGNAPVLLTKVDNQKPFTFTAKISPTWQETYDAGALYVFLNEKRWFKFAFERDERKLRRMVTVKTTETSDDNNHDVVDSTSVYMKMSSDNKTIGFYYSTDKANWQLVRLFRNEYPAETWIGISSQSPMGKGNQTVFEDCSLTQTSIKDFRMGI comes from the coding sequence ATGAAGAATCACATTTGGATACTTATTGGTTTTTTTTTCACATTTATTTCCTGTAAAAAAAGAGAGGATAAGTCCTTTGGTGAACCCTGCTCAATAGTGCTCAATAATGTGGCATTTACCCGTTCACTAAACGGTGCTATGAATGTCAGCCGGGCAGAGAAGAGCAGACTGATAATGAACGCCATCGAAAAAACTGACTATTTCAATGAACCCGATGGCTCCAATAATTATGGCAACGCCCCTGTTTTACTGACAAAAGTAGATAACCAAAAGCCCTTTACATTTACGGCTAAAATCTCCCCTACCTGGCAGGAAACTTATGATGCCGGAGCCTTGTATGTTTTTCTGAACGAAAAACGCTGGTTTAAATTTGCCTTTGAACGCGACGAACGCAAGCTCAGGAGAATGGTCACCGTCAAGACCACCGAAACCTCCGACGACAACAACCATGATGTGGTGGACAGCACGAGTGTATATATGAAAATGTCATCTGACAACAAAACCATAGGTTTTTATTATTCTACCGACAAAGCCAACTGGCAGCTGGTACGCTTATTCAGGAATGAATATCCGGCCGAAACCTGGATTGGCATCAGCAGCCAGTCGCCCATGGGAAAAGGTAACCAGACTGTCTTTGAGGATTGTTCCCTTACCCAAACCAGCATTAAAGATTTCAGGATGGGGATTTGA
- a CDS encoding glycoside hydrolase family 16 protein, which produces MLKKLLTFSIVVFFIFACGKSDQPCSQKVWYLDLDKDGLGDKNKTYKDCEQPIGYVDNANDDNDQPITTPMKEFPEKGYTTPKTYAGMELVWADEFEGTSLDEKYWNYETGDGCPGNCGWGNNELEYYRKENTTLKDGHLFITAKNETFNGKQYTSSRLTTQNKVNVKYGRIDIRAALPKGKGIWPALWMLGKNINTVGWPKCGEIDIMEMVGGTATDNETHGTVHWDNSGSHAQYGGSTKLPSGIFNDEFHVFSITWDQKFIKWYLDDKQFHVIDISPAGLSELQEESFLIFNVAVGGNWPGSPDANTTFPQKMIVDYVRVFK; this is translated from the coding sequence ATGCTTAAAAAGCTTCTGACCTTCTCAATTGTTGTGTTTTTCATTTTTGCATGTGGTAAGTCTGACCAACCTTGTTCTCAGAAAGTCTGGTATCTAGACCTGGATAAAGATGGTCTTGGCGATAAAAACAAAACTTATAAGGATTGCGAGCAACCTATTGGATATGTCGATAATGCCAACGATGACAATGATCAACCCATTACCACCCCCATGAAAGAATTTCCGGAAAAAGGATACACTACTCCGAAAACTTATGCGGGCATGGAATTGGTATGGGCCGATGAGTTTGAGGGAACGAGTCTTGACGAAAAATACTGGAACTATGAAACAGGTGACGGCTGCCCCGGCAACTGTGGCTGGGGAAACAATGAACTGGAATATTACAGAAAAGAAAATACTACTTTGAAAGACGGCCATCTTTTTATTACGGCCAAAAACGAGACTTTTAACGGAAAACAATATACTTCTTCCCGACTTACCACTCAAAACAAAGTGAATGTAAAATACGGAAGGATTGACATCAGGGCAGCCCTACCCAAAGGAAAAGGAATATGGCCTGCTTTATGGATGCTGGGCAAGAATATCAATACGGTAGGTTGGCCAAAATGCGGTGAAATTGACATCATGGAAATGGTGGGTGGGACAGCTACTGATAATGAAACTCATGGCACTGTACACTGGGACAATAGTGGCAGCCATGCCCAATACGGAGGAAGTACAAAACTTCCTTCAGGAATATTTAACGATGAATTCCATGTTTTTTCTATCACCTGGGATCAAAAGTTCATCAAATGGTACCTCGACGACAAGCAGTTTCATGTAATCGACATTAGTCCGGCAGGACTAAGCGAATTGCAGGAAGAGTCTTTCCTGATTTTTAATGTGGCAGTTGGCGGAAATTGGCCCGGTAGCCCGGATGCCAATACCACTTTTCCACAAAAAATGATTGTAGATTATGTAAGGGTTTTTAAATAA
- a CDS encoding xanthine dehydrogenase family protein molybdopterin-binding subunit produces MKARRDFIKTLGLAGFGLSIGLDTFAKETLLKKVNPASFSLEINPFIIIDNTGLITLVNSRPDMGQGSTQAVPSLIAEELEVSLEKVKVIQSDGRQKYGSQQSGGSSTVRGLWMHLRKAGAAAKEMLIKAAAEKAKGQISDFYAEDGQIIQKSTGKKFSFGELADLAATYEVPKNPKLKSPEEFKILGKYNKRLDVPDRVSGKAVFGIDAVIPGMVYAKVIHSPRIHDIINKMDDTNARKIAGVLDIIKIERAMPHSKSEAVAVIAGNQWAAMKAAKEVLVDWKANRDKYLNQNTDEYFEAAYAAANKPGIRAEEHGDFDAIFSEAKNKLEAVYETPFLAHAAIEAENATVHIKDDGSVEVWAPIQGPDGALSEVSRYLGVSPEKVKINVTLLGGSFGRKAYMDFLMEACDIARKIKKPVKLIWSKEDDISQGPFRPGMLSKMQGVIENGQATAFHHQAIGESILGQVYNGLPSTQADPWLSGELSQENHEYSIDVNKVSYSRVKTSIPIVWWRSVYASNFGWGQECFIDEMALAAGKDPLDFRLGLLKNAPRFTNVLNVLVEKSAYKTPSAPGTAKGIAIFRSFDSISAACVTVVKTDEGIKVKKVVSVIDCGMYVNPDNVVAQTEGNIIMGIQAATKPGIRFENNQCVQSNYHDYLILRNSETPEMEVHIIENREKPGGVGEPGLPPIAPALGNAIFNLTGKRERKLPLSLS; encoded by the coding sequence ATGAAAGCCAGAAGAGATTTTATAAAAACATTGGGTTTAGCGGGATTCGGCCTTAGTATTGGTCTGGATACCTTTGCCAAAGAAACCCTTTTAAAGAAAGTGAATCCGGCTAGTTTTTCGCTGGAAATCAACCCATTTATCATCATTGATAATACCGGACTCATTACCCTGGTCAATAGTCGTCCCGACATGGGGCAGGGTTCAACTCAGGCGGTACCTTCGTTGATAGCTGAAGAACTTGAAGTTAGCCTTGAAAAAGTTAAAGTTATTCAGTCTGACGGCAGGCAAAAATATGGTTCTCAACAATCGGGCGGAAGTAGCACCGTACGTGGATTGTGGATGCATTTAAGGAAAGCAGGAGCCGCAGCCAAAGAAATGCTGATCAAAGCTGCCGCCGAAAAAGCTAAAGGTCAAATCAGCGATTTTTATGCTGAGGATGGTCAAATAATTCAGAAATCGACCGGGAAGAAATTTAGTTTTGGCGAACTCGCCGATCTGGCAGCAACTTATGAAGTACCTAAAAACCCTAAGCTAAAATCACCTGAGGAATTTAAGATTCTGGGTAAATACAATAAACGCCTTGACGTACCTGACAGAGTAAGTGGAAAAGCCGTATTTGGTATTGATGCCGTAATACCCGGCATGGTCTATGCAAAAGTGATCCATTCGCCGCGAATTCATGATATTATCAATAAAATGGATGATACCAACGCCCGCAAAATCGCCGGAGTGCTGGATATTATTAAAATCGAGCGGGCTATGCCTCATAGCAAATCAGAGGCAGTTGCTGTGATCGCCGGCAATCAATGGGCAGCCATGAAGGCCGCCAAAGAAGTATTGGTGGACTGGAAAGCCAACCGCGATAAATATCTGAATCAAAATACAGATGAATATTTTGAAGCAGCCTATGCTGCCGCCAATAAACCCGGGATAAGGGCAGAAGAGCATGGTGATTTTGATGCGATTTTCAGCGAAGCAAAAAATAAACTGGAAGCCGTGTATGAGACTCCATTTCTTGCTCATGCGGCCATTGAAGCTGAAAATGCCACCGTACACATCAAAGATGACGGTAGTGTGGAAGTGTGGGCACCGATTCAGGGACCTGATGGAGCTCTTTCCGAAGTTTCCCGTTATTTGGGGGTTTCACCCGAAAAAGTAAAAATCAACGTAACGCTTTTGGGAGGTTCTTTTGGCAGAAAAGCTTACATGGACTTTTTAATGGAAGCCTGTGACATAGCCCGAAAAATCAAAAAACCTGTTAAATTGATTTGGAGTAAAGAAGATGACATCTCTCAGGGACCCTTTCGTCCTGGAATGTTAAGCAAAATGCAGGGGGTTATCGAAAATGGTCAGGCAACCGCTTTTCATCATCAGGCAATCGGAGAATCAATTTTAGGTCAGGTTTATAATGGCTTACCTTCTACCCAGGCTGATCCATGGCTAAGCGGTGAGCTAAGCCAGGAAAATCATGAATATAGTATAGATGTAAATAAAGTATCCTATAGTAGGGTTAAAACCAGTATTCCTATTGTATGGTGGAGAAGTGTTTATGCTTCCAATTTTGGTTGGGGCCAGGAATGTTTTATCGACGAAATGGCACTGGCTGCCGGTAAGGACCCATTGGATTTCAGATTGGGTTTATTGAAAAATGCTCCGAGGTTTACCAATGTCCTGAATGTATTGGTGGAGAAATCAGCTTATAAAACCCCTTCAGCTCCGGGTACAGCAAAAGGAATCGCCATTTTCAGGTCTTTCGACAGTATTTCGGCTGCTTGTGTGACGGTGGTAAAAACAGATGAAGGAATAAAAGTAAAGAAAGTGGTTTCAGTGATTGATTGCGGCATGTATGTAAACCCCGATAATGTTGTGGCACAAACCGAAGGCAATATCATTATGGGAATTCAGGCTGCTACCAAGCCGGGAATCAGATTTGAAAATAATCAATGTGTACAGAGCAACTATCATGATTATCTGATTCTCAGAAACAGCGAAACGCCCGAAATGGAAGTTCACATCATAGAAAACCGTGAAAAACCCGGAGGTGTTGGTGAGCCGGGCCTTCCTCCGATTGCACCGGCCCTGGGCAATGCCATTTTTAATCTTACCGGAAAAAGAGAAAGAAAGCTGCCATTGAGTCTGAGCTGA
- a CDS encoding WG repeat-containing protein, which translates to MKNTTLLFLCLLTFKGYSQFINKKTPDGYYIEASNGHSMIYNSDFHPHLDRKFKYVSLSFDYNEKFNFINFSNDGVKRGVLDKSGKEIIPPVNGKIVPSASVIKECFIYSNEKGKVGIVDRNFKYLVPGIYSRIYDFYDKKYFSSEGEFKYKYNQIGYVVDINQKVGLLDPNFKEILKPDYQEIISYNNQLILKKDNKHAICEYDGKILTDFKYEEINIIGHNYYIVGVENKKGIVNTKGEYLLPPVYDKITPNFHLEYQRIKNDKLKDSIVSNEFTLIQRDKQFGLLINNTEFLKCQYDSIWKFNNANLLGFSKDFKLGFVNLANNEIFQTNYYQIKELNTYKDPLISVKQGNKFGLINYKNEIVLKPIYDSIEISRTGYLLKLNGKFGKFDDALNQKIEFNYDKIIEWNDSLYTAYDEQKSYIFLNKIKIFETERYDEIIPNFSNFHYQNIETLKFIDIKINNLVGRMKTDGKTMFKPKFQYVYFGTGHNGIECFAENGKYGLIDSLGNILVPPISDDIIYGREKNVTIISQNSKQILYNFNNGKISKNKYDKIEYSYPHHIIQNGNKKGIIDNNGDEILPPSMEDVNIYEWYSIIKKNGKYAYRNHNGTMITDFEFDDGYTFYKNLCPVLKNQKFGLIDSTGKYLVDFIYDKMENLGNNYFKVSQDGKWGVINTEGKLILNLNYSEYIEPICRSGNCYPNKDIKYLTVINLNTSKTGLFDLNGKELLPSEFENIYYFNNGFIVDSELKSSYYDFNLNPIFNKNEEIKINRIDETYLAISKNNSSLKIYDASKKRYVSNTEYNDVRSVYLSQYTKVIFYLIQDKWGLMNSAGDLITNPIFDDFNIKEETILVTKNGVKGKVDLKGNFTKFE; encoded by the coding sequence ATGAAAAATACAACTTTACTATTTTTGTGCTTATTAACTTTCAAAGGCTATTCCCAGTTTATTAATAAAAAAACACCTGATGGTTATTACATTGAAGCCTCCAATGGACATTCAATGATTTATAATAGTGACTTTCACCCACATTTAGATAGGAAGTTTAAGTATGTCTCCTTATCATTTGACTACAATGAAAAATTTAATTTCATTAATTTTTCAAATGATGGTGTAAAAAGAGGTGTTTTAGATAAATCAGGTAAAGAAATAATTCCACCTGTAAATGGTAAAATAGTCCCATCTGCATCTGTAATTAAAGAATGTTTTATTTACAGTAATGAAAAAGGGAAAGTAGGAATTGTCGATAGAAATTTTAAATATCTTGTACCTGGAATTTACAGTCGTATTTACGATTTTTATGATAAAAAATACTTTAGCTCTGAAGGTGAATTTAAATACAAATATAACCAAATTGGCTATGTAGTAGATATTAATCAAAAAGTTGGACTATTGGACCCCAATTTCAAAGAAATTCTAAAACCTGATTATCAGGAAATAATAAGTTACAATAATCAATTAATATTGAAAAAGGACAATAAACATGCGATTTGTGAATATGATGGCAAAATTCTTACTGATTTCAAATATGAAGAGATAAATATTATAGGTCATAATTACTACATCGTTGGGGTAGAAAACAAAAAAGGAATTGTAAATACAAAGGGAGAATATTTACTGCCGCCAGTTTATGATAAAATTACTCCTAATTTTCATTTGGAATATCAACGAATTAAAAACGATAAATTGAAAGATTCAATTGTAAGTAATGAATTTACTTTAATTCAGCGAGATAAGCAATTCGGCTTATTAATCAATAACACTGAATTCTTAAAATGTCAATATGATTCAATCTGGAAGTTTAATAATGCAAATTTATTGGGATTTTCTAAAGACTTTAAGCTAGGATTTGTTAATCTGGCAAATAATGAAATCTTCCAAACTAATTATTACCAAATTAAAGAACTTAATACCTATAAAGACCCTTTAATATCAGTTAAACAAGGTAATAAATTTGGTTTGATTAATTATAAAAATGAGATTGTTCTAAAACCCATTTATGACTCAATTGAAATCTCAAGGACAGGGTATTTGTTAAAACTAAATGGCAAATTTGGAAAATTTGATGATGCACTAAATCAAAAAATTGAATTTAACTACGATAAAATTATTGAATGGAATGATAGTTTGTACACAGCTTACGATGAGCAAAAATCTTATATTTTTTTGAACAAAATAAAAATTTTCGAAACTGAAAGATATGATGAAATTATTCCGAATTTCTCCAATTTTCATTATCAAAATATAGAAACATTAAAATTTATTGATATTAAAATAAATAATCTGGTTGGAAGAATGAAAACAGATGGTAAAACAATGTTCAAGCCAAAGTTTCAGTATGTATATTTTGGAACTGGTCATAATGGAATTGAATGCTTTGCAGAAAACGGGAAATATGGGTTAATTGATTCATTAGGAAATATTTTAGTACCACCAATTTCAGATGACATAATCTATGGTCGCGAAAAAAATGTTACAATTATTTCACAAAACAGTAAACAGATATTATATAACTTCAATAATGGGAAAATTTCAAAAAATAAGTACGATAAAATTGAATATTCTTACCCTCATCATATTATTCAAAATGGAAACAAAAAAGGCATAATTGATAACAATGGAGATGAAATTCTTCCACCTTCCATGGAGGATGTTAATATTTATGAATGGTACTCAATTATTAAAAAAAATGGAAAGTATGCTTATCGAAATCATAATGGGACAATGATTACAGATTTTGAATTTGATGATGGTTATACGTTTTACAAAAACCTTTGCCCAGTGCTTAAAAACCAGAAATTTGGATTAATTGATTCTACTGGTAAATATTTGGTCGATTTCATTTATGATAAAATGGAAAATTTAGGAAACAATTACTTTAAAGTAAGTCAAGATGGTAAATGGGGTGTAATTAATACCGAAGGCAAACTTATTTTAAATTTAAATTACTCAGAATACATAGAGCCTATATGTAGGAGTGGAAATTGCTATCCAAATAAAGACATAAAATATTTGACAGTAATTAATTTGAATACTTCGAAAACAGGTTTGTTTGATTTAAATGGGAAAGAACTTCTTCCAAGTGAATTTGAAAATATATACTATTTCAATAATGGTTTTATAGTAGATTCTGAATTAAAATCTAGTTATTATGATTTCAATTTAAACCCAATCTTCAATAAAAATGAAGAAATAAAAATAAATAGGATTGACGAAACTTATCTAGCAATTTCGAAAAACAATAGTTCACTTAAAATATATGATGCTTCTAAAAAGAGGTACGTTTCAAATACTGAATATAATGATGTTCGTTCAGTTTATTTATCGCAATATACCAAAGTCATTTTTTATTTAATACAAGATAAATGGGGTTTAATGAATTCAGCCGGTGACCTCATTACTAATCCAATTTTTGATGATTTTAACATCAAGGAAGAAACTATACTAGTAACAAAAAATGGGGTAAAAGGAAAAGTCGATTTGAAAGGTAATTTTACTAAGTTTGAATAA
- a CDS encoding beta-lactamase family protein — translation MITVGLSPHTNAQGLEAKVDSMIKTVFKDPAGPGGVFMIAKNGKPVYLKGFGMANLETESEMHTGNVFQLGSMTKQFTAVAIMMLQEQGKLSTEDTISKYIPDFPNGSAISIHHLLTHTSGIKDFTKMKTIKDIAQKEMSPAMLLDFFKNEPVEFSPGEKFEYNNSGYVILGHIIEVVSGQTYEDFVTEHLFRKIGMEQSGYASDRKIIKNRAYGYHKKETGYVNKTAIHFSVPYASGALMATAEDMLKWQNTLKQYKVLSESTMKKVFSRNRLNNGEEFTYGYGWHIRELAGFTSYEHGGSVFGFKTMGVYIPEKDLYVLGLSNCDCNSPTQLTLDIAKEALAPFKLDK, via the coding sequence ATGATAACAGTTGGATTGAGTCCACATACTAATGCCCAGGGCCTCGAAGCAAAGGTGGACAGCATGATTAAAACGGTATTTAAAGATCCTGCCGGACCCGGCGGAGTATTTATGATTGCAAAAAATGGGAAGCCTGTTTATCTGAAAGGCTTCGGCATGGCCAACCTCGAAACAGAAAGTGAGATGCATACCGGGAATGTGTTTCAGTTGGGTTCTATGACCAAGCAGTTTACAGCTGTGGCCATTATGATGCTTCAGGAGCAGGGAAAACTCAGTACCGAAGATACGATTTCGAAGTATATTCCCGACTTTCCCAACGGCTCCGCCATCAGTATCCATCATTTGTTGACGCACACATCAGGTATCAAAGACTTCACCAAAATGAAAACCATCAAAGACATAGCCCAAAAGGAAATGAGCCCTGCCATGTTGCTCGATTTCTTTAAAAACGAACCTGTGGAGTTTTCTCCCGGCGAAAAATTTGAGTACAACAATTCAGGGTATGTGATACTGGGGCACATCATCGAGGTGGTTTCAGGGCAGACTTATGAGGATTTTGTTACAGAGCACCTGTTCAGGAAGATCGGGATGGAGCAATCGGGTTATGCCAGTGACCGCAAAATAATAAAAAACCGTGCTTATGGCTACCATAAGAAAGAAACCGGTTATGTAAACAAGACCGCCATACATTTCAGTGTTCCCTATGCCTCAGGAGCCCTCATGGCCACCGCCGAAGATATGCTGAAATGGCAAAACACCCTCAAACAATACAAAGTGCTGAGTGAAAGTACCATGAAAAAGGTTTTTTCCAGGAATAGACTCAACAACGGTGAGGAATTTACCTATGGGTATGGCTGGCATATTAGAGAATTAGCCGGATTTACAAGCTACGAGCATGGCGGCAGTGTGTTTGGATTTAAAACTATGGGTGTTTATATCCCCGAAAAAGACCTTTATGTGCTTGGGTTGAGCAATTGTGACTGCAATTCCCCCACCCAGTTGACCCTCGATATCGCCAAAGAAGCCCTGGCACCATTTAAACTGGACAAATAG